The following nucleotide sequence is from Pseudoalteromonas xiamenensis.
TGAAATCAGCCACCAATGGAATGTGAAAACGTTGGATACCTTTTCTCCCAGATGGAATGAAGGGTTAGCAACTTACTTGCAAGCAGCCACAACGGACTTAGGCAAACCGGGTCATCTGGAGAGTAAAACACAGACTTTTATGAACCAACTACGAGATAGATTTAAGGATAATCCCATTTATAGCAAAACGGCGTTCATTGATTATGGTAAAGCTGATTTAAATTCATACGCTGTGGGTATGGTCTTTTTCCGTATTATGTCTGATTTATTAGGCACGGATGAATTTAACGCGATCATTGGAAAATTTTATCGTACATACCACAAACAGGGCGCAACTACACAAGAATTTATTGATTTTATTAATAAAAATTCTAAGGTCGATTTGACGACGTTCTTTAATGAATGGGCCTACTCTGGCAAATACACCGAACGTGTTTTATCAACAACGTCATACCGCGACTTGATTGACTACTATTCCACAAGTCTCTCAAAGCAGATGGCTTCAATACCAAAAAATGTGCGTTAGAAGATTCCGATATCTGATTGGCGCCGCAATTTACTCAAGGAATTGATATGAACTTTGCTTTATACATTTCAGCCGTTTTGTTGTTGGTGATTGCGTTTGTTCATTCGTTCCTTGGCGAACGTTACATCCTGACGCGCTTATTTAAGCGAGATAACCTCCCAAAGCTATTTGGAAGTGATGACTTTACTAAGCGCACGTTAAGATTTGCTTGGCATATCACGTCAATTGCTTGGCTGGGCTTTGCCGCGATCCTCGCACTTCTGGCCACTCCAGGGACTGAAAAAGCCAGCTTGATTTATGTTATTGCGGCGACATTCATTGTGCATGGTCTTGTCGCGTTACTCGGTTCTAGAGGCAAACACCTATCTTGGGTTGTGTTTTTAGCGATCAGCGTGTCAGCTCTCATCAGTTTATATTAAACGTTAATAATGCATCGTCGAAGGAAGTCATATGTACGCAGTTATATTTAGGGCAAAGCCGGGTGTTCAAGATGAAGAATATGGAATTACGGTCGCAAAAATGCGTGAGCTGGCATTTGAAAAATACGGCTGTCTTGAGTTTGTTGCTGCCACTGCTGGCGAGGAAGAAGTGACTATTTCCTATTGGGAAAACGAAGACGCGATTAAACACTGGAAGAATGATTCAGAACATGCGTTGGCTCAGTCACTTGGGCGCAAAACATGGTATGAATCATATATAGTTCAAGTTGTTGAAATTAAAAGAGAGTATAGCTTCAATTAATAAAGCATAGCGAACAGCGGGTTAGTAGGTTCTGACATATGGAGTGACTAATGGAAAGTCAAAGAGAGTTAGACTTCATTGAACAATTGACAGCATTTAATAGCAAAGAACGCTTTTATTTACTTGGGCACATTTTAGGTAACACGTCATTTTCGCCTTCGAGTGAATTTTTAAGTCATCTTGAAGAAGTGTTGGGAATTTCGTTTCCTGACGCACTTTTTTGTGCAATGGATTGCCACCTTGATTGGATTTACGCAGCTCTTTGCAAAACCTACCAACCACAATCGGTATACGACAATCACCGTGGGGAGATTAAAGGTCAGCAAGAGGACGTTGATTTTCTTATCGCTTATGAAAGCCATGGACATGTTCATGTAATTTGCATTGAAGCGAAAGGGGTCACGGGATGGTCGAATGCGCAGACCATTTCCAAAGCGGGTCGCCTACGCCATATTTTCGGTGCTAATGGTAAAAACTGGCTCAATGTAACCCCATACTTCGTATTAATGTCGCCAACTCGACCACAAAAATTAACCATGGCACCGCTCTTAGGATGGGTCACTTCACCGCCGAGTGGTTACCACTGGATTGAGTTACCAATACCAAAAAACCTGCAAAAAGTGACACGCTGTGATTCACCGGGACAGGCAAATCAGTGTGGAGGATATTGGCGTGTAACAAAACGAAGGTAATGTGGTTTGTAACGTTCATCTCTTTGAAAGTAATAGATTTTAGTCCATTTGGAGCAAAATGGCCTATGTATGCGTGGCAACAAAGGTGTGTTTCTATTTTGGGTTCGATTAGCGACTTCTTGTAAGTCACGAAATTTATAAAGACGCCGTTAAGAAAATAAAAATGAGATTAGGTCGTGGAGAAAAAATGCAATTTGAAGTGATACCTGCAAGTTTAGACAACACTGATGCGATTGCGCATTTGACTTTGGAATTAGGTTACGAAGTAAGCGTTGAAGATACACGTGTGTGGTTACGTGAGTTAATCGCGTCTCCCGTTCATCTGGTATTGGTCGCGGTAACAGACTCATCGGTATGTGGCTGGTTAGTGATTGAGAAAAGGCTGTTTTTAGAGTCTGGCTTTGCAGCTGAAATTACGGGATTGGTGGTAGGCGTAAATTTTCGTCGTCAAGGTATTGCTGAGGCGCTTGTGAACTCTGCGGAATTATGGGGGCGAGAACATGGTTTAACGCGGCTATTTGTAAGGTCAAATGTGGCTCGCGATGCATCCCATGCTTTCTACCCATCGATAGGTTTTAACTTGTCTAAAACGTCACACGTTTACGTGAAGCCCATTGACCTTTCCCATTAATGTATATCAGAACGGTCTACCTTAATGAGGTTAAAACTAGAATGAGCAAATGCTCTTTCCGACTCTATTTATATTAACGCAAGGAGGTTTTGTGCGATTGTTACTTACATTTCTGTTACTCATTACATCGATTGGTTCACAAGCAGCAGAGTCGATTTTAAAAATTGACTCTGCACGATTGAATCAATCGATTAATGTTAAAGTTTATACGCCTAAGTCGTATGACGTGGTTAATAAAACAACCTATCCGGTTATTTACCTCTTAGATGGAGACACACACGCAAACCATACTGTGACCAATTCAGCGTTCCTGAATTCAACAGGCGTCATGCCAGAGCTTATCGTGGTGGCGATATCAACGGTAGAGCGATTTACATATTTCACGCCGACTTTGGACAAGAACAGCGGACGTGATTCAGGAAAGGCAGATCTTTACGCGCAATTTTTAAAGTCGGAATTAATGCCAGAGATAAATAAAAACTACCGAGTTTCTGGTTTTAATATGGTAGCAGGACACTCGTTAGGAGGGCTTTTCTGCGCATATATCCTACAGTCTCAACCCGATATGTTTGATGCTTACTATTTGTTTAGCCCATCTCTGTGGTGGGATAACGAAGTGTTAGCTAAACGTACTGATTTCAAATCAAAAGCAAAGTCGCCATTTGTGTATATGAGTATTGCAAATGAGCAAGGTAAGCAAAGAACAGCCTATCAAAATTACCAAGCAAAACTTTCAGGCGTCTATCCAAATGCGATTTTTCAAGAGTTTCCTAATGAAGATCATATGACGACGCCTTTATTGTCGCAAATTGGGGCATTTCGAGTCTCAATTTGCTGATTGGCTGCTTTCTTTTGACGACGTAGTGAATAACCCACAACGATTTATCACACATTTTCAAACATTAAATGCGAAATATGGCACGACGGCTCAAGGTCAGGAGTGGGAAATCGGACAACCCGTTCAGCATATCGTGAATGAGTTGAAAGACGCGAAAAAGGCATTGGTCGCGAGTGATGTTCATCTGACGATGTTTCCACATTCTCAGTGGGCCTACAAATCAAAAGCCGATGCACTGGCGCTTAACGGCGATAGGTCTGCGGCGATTACACACATGGAAAAAGCGGTGGCGATTGCAAAGGAACATAACGATAAATACCTTGAAATGCTGCAAGCAAGCCTTACTTCGCTAAAAGAAAGGCAATTCTAGATAAGTAAAACATCGTGAAAAATTATGTTCTCTCGCTTCTACTCGATTCGAAAGCTGGCATAGGAATTGACTCATTTGTTCTTCAAGGTTGTTGATGTTGCGATTACAAATGGGTCAATTTTCATAAAAAGGGAATGAATCATACAAGTCTGTGCAAATTGTCTAATGAGCTATCTTTCGCCTTCTATCTTTAGCAACAGGAGAAAAAGCGGGGTTCGATAGGACGTAATGCTCGGGAATTGTATGAGGTTCGCTAGTATCAAAGCATTGTGAAACGCTGTCATATTATTAAATAAACTTTGATAAAAGACGCAGTTTGTTCGTAAGCAACCAATCCGACATAAGAACTATTATGGTGCAGTAGATGCACCAGAAGGGGGCAAGGTGAGTTATTACGAAGTCAATTTTGATGGGTTAGTGGATCCAACACACAACTACGCAGGATTGTCGTTTGGCAATGTTGCGTCAAAATCGAATGCAAACAAAGTGGCAAACCCAAAGCAAGCGGCTCTGCAAGGCTTAGAAAAAATGTGGGCTTTGACCCAACTCGGGTTGCATCAAGGTGTATTCGCGCCCAATTGTCGCCCGGATCTGCACACATTGCGGTCACTCGGGTTTAATGGCACAGACGCTCAAGTGATTAATAAGGTTGCCAAAACAGAGCCTTACCTTTTGAAGGCCTGTTATTCGGCCTCATCAATGTGGACGGCCAATGCGGCAACGGTCTCGCCTAGTTGTGATACGTCTGATGGGAAAGTCCATTTCACTCCCGCCAATTTAAGCAACAAACTTCATCGAGCGATAGAAGCCAAGACAACCAGTTTAGTTTTAAAAGCAACCTTTCCAGATGAGCAGATATTTGTTCATCATCCCAGCTTACCTCAGCATCCACTGTTTGGAGATGAAGGCGCGGCCAATTACACGCGTTTGGTCGATAGCTATGGGCACACAGGGTTGGCGATATTTGTCTACGGAGAAGATGCGAATTCAAACGTAAAACCGCAGGTGTTCCCAGCAAGGCAAACAAAGCAGGCGAGCGAAGCGATAGCACGTAGCCATCTACTTGACTATGCGCATACACTCTTTGTACAGCAAAATCCCGATGTAATAGATCAAGGTGTGTTTCACAATGACGTTATCGCAATCGGAAATGAAAACATGTTTTTATTCCACGAACAAGCATTTTACCAACAAAGACAGGTCATCGAGGAAATTGGTCGCAAGTATCAAGGATCGCGACCGCTACATTTAATTGAAGTCAGTAGCGATGATATCAGTGTCGATGCAGCGGTGAAAAGCTATTTGTTTAATAGTCAATTAGTGAGTTTGCCAAATGGTGGGATGGCGATTGTTGCTCCAAGCGAATGTCAGACGATTGATGGCGTAGAGCGCTACTTGGCCTCGTTGTGTAAAGCTAGCAACCCGATTGAGGAAGTGATTTACCTAGATCTTAAACAGAGTATGCAAAATGGTGGCGGGCCGGCTTGTTTAAGATTACGCGTAGCGCTTTCAAGCGAGGAACTGAATGCGGTAAATAGCCAATGCCTGTTAAACGAATCTCGCTACCAAACCCTAGCTGCTTGGATAAATAAACACTATCGTGATCGACTTGCTGAATCCGATTTGGCGGATCCGAATTTATTGCTTGAAAGTCAGTCAGCATTGGATGAATTGACCGGCATTTTAGGATTGGGATCTGTCTATCCATTCCAACAGGTTTAAGGTATCCAGTCACCAAATGTGACTAAAATAAAGACATAATTTGTTCATGGTAGTTTCAGACGATTCAGGTCAAGATGCGCGTTTTCAACGCGGATAAACAGATCATGAACAAATTCATTTCTTTGGCACTTACGCTGGGTGCGACGTTTTCAGCAATTGCCGCATCCGAAATGCCAAAATTCGACATTAAGCCTATTGGTAAAGGGGTCTATCAACATACGTCTTATCAAGATGTGCCTGGATTTGGTGTGGTAGGTTCAAATGGTCTCGTCGTTATTGAAAATCAAAAGGCCTACATTGTTGATACACCTTGGTCAGTTGAAGACACAAAAACACTCGTTGATTGGATTCAAGCGCAGCATGCTGAAGTGAAAGCCTCTTTATCAACACACTATCATGAAGATCGCACTGCTGGCATTGCGTGGTTGAATGAACATGGCATCGCAACGTATGCAAGCAGTCTGACGAATCAAATCCTTTCTCAAAAAGGCAAACCTAAAGCCACGCACGAGTTTCGCTCCGAAAGAGAAATACATGTCGCAGGTAGCAACTTAGAAGTGTTATTTCCAGGGGGCGGACACACAAAAGACAATGTTGTTGTTTGGATCCCAAATCAAAAAATGTTGTTTGGGGGTTGTTTTATTCGCAGTAACGGGGCAAAAAGTCTCGGTAATTTAAAAGACGCGACGGTGAGTACATGGTATCAAAGTCTTGAGAAAGTTACGGCGACATACCCTGATATTCAATTTGTTGTACCTGGGCATGGCGAAAGCGGAACTTCAGCTTTAATTTCAAATACAAAACAGCTGGTTGAAGCAAAGTTGCACGCTGACCAAACATCACATTAGCGCCGACGCAAAGCAAACAGCTCGAACATACGTTTAAAAAGCAAAGGAGTAAAAGTGGGAAATTTATTTAATGCAATCCCTACGGATTTAGCTGAAGAAGTGTTTGAATCAATTATCACCAGCCAGTCTATTCGTATAGAACGAATTGTGTCAAAAGGGCATGAGACACCTGAAAATTCTTGGTACGACCAAGACGAACATGAGTGGGTTTGTATTTTACAAGGCAGTGGAACATTGGAGTTTGTTGATGGGTCGACAAAAACTCTCAACGTTGGGGATTATGTCAACATTCCAGCACACGTGAAACATCGTGTCAGTGCCACGAGCGTTGACCCAATCACAATTTGGCTGGCGATATTTTATCGCTAAGTAAAATGGCTTCAAATGCCATATCAACAAGTAATGTCATTGTTCTTTAACGTTTTCTGACCAATTTCGTCATGTTTAGGTTTTATCTTGATCCGATTTTATTGCAAGGACTCAAGGTTAAACATAATGAAAAAGACAAATTTGATTTGGTTGCTCTCAGCAAGCTCCGTATTGCTAACGGCATGTAATGACGGTAGTGATGGTAAAGCTGGGCTAAATGGTACAGATGGCGTCAATGGGCTAAGTAGTTTAGTGCTTCAATCTAAGCTGAATGCAGGCAATACACACTGCTGGCTTGGTGGCGTGCAAGTGGATTCTGGATTAGACAAAGACCGTAATGGCTTGCTGGACAGTAGTGAAGTCACGCAAACCTCTTATCTGTGTAATCCAGATAATTTTGCATCAAGTGGTGTGAGCTTACCGTACTCTGTACTTCGTAACGATTTAGAAAACGGTGCAATCCCAGGTTCTACGTTTGAAATCCGAAAC
It contains:
- a CDS encoding antibiotic biosynthesis monooxygenase family protein; translated protein: MYAVIFRAKPGVQDEEYGITVAKMRELAFEKYGCLEFVAATAGEEEVTISYWENEDAIKHWKNDSEHALAQSLGRKTWYESYIVQVVEIKREYSFN
- a CDS encoding GNAT family N-acetyltransferase, whose protein sequence is MRLGRGEKMQFEVIPASLDNTDAIAHLTLELGYEVSVEDTRVWLRELIASPVHLVLVAVTDSSVCGWLVIEKRLFLESGFAAEITGLVVGVNFRRQGIAEALVNSAELWGREHGLTRLFVRSNVARDASHAFYPSIGFNLSKTSHVYVKPIDLSH
- the bla gene encoding subclass B1 metallo-beta-lactamase — translated: MNKFISLALTLGATFSAIAASEMPKFDIKPIGKGVYQHTSYQDVPGFGVVGSNGLVVIENQKAYIVDTPWSVEDTKTLVDWIQAQHAEVKASLSTHYHEDRTAGIAWLNEHGIATYASSLTNQILSQKGKPKATHEFRSEREIHVAGSNLEVLFPGGGHTKDNVVVWIPNQKMLFGGCFIRSNGAKSLGNLKDATVSTWYQSLEKVTATYPDIQFVVPGHGESGTSALISNTKQLVEAKLHADQTSH
- a CDS encoding cupin domain-containing protein — encoded protein: MGNLFNAIPTDLAEEVFESIITSQSIRIERIVSKGHETPENSWYDQDEHEWVCILQGSGTLEFVDGSTKTLNVGDYVNIPAHVKHRVSATSVDPITIWLAIFYR
- a CDS encoding alpha/beta hydrolase, whose amino-acid sequence is MRLLLTFLLLITSIGSQAAESILKIDSARLNQSINVKVYTPKSYDVVNKTTYPVIYLLDGDTHANHTVTNSAFLNSTGVMPELIVVAISTVERFTYFTPTLDKNSGRDSGKADLYAQFLKSELMPEINKNYRVSGFNMVAGHSLGGLFCAYILQSQPDMFDAYYLFSPSLWWDNEVLAKRTDFKSKAKSPFVYMSIANEQGKQRTAYQNYQAKLSGVYPNAIFQEFPNEDHMTTPLLSQIGAFRVSIC
- the astB gene encoding N-succinylarginine dihydrolase, with the translated sequence MSYYEVNFDGLVDPTHNYAGLSFGNVASKSNANKVANPKQAALQGLEKMWALTQLGLHQGVFAPNCRPDLHTLRSLGFNGTDAQVINKVAKTEPYLLKACYSASSMWTANAATVSPSCDTSDGKVHFTPANLSNKLHRAIEAKTTSLVLKATFPDEQIFVHHPSLPQHPLFGDEGAANYTRLVDSYGHTGLAIFVYGEDANSNVKPQVFPARQTKQASEAIARSHLLDYAHTLFVQQNPDVIDQGVFHNDVIAIGNENMFLFHEQAFYQQRQVIEEIGRKYQGSRPLHLIEVSSDDISVDAAVKSYLFNSQLVSLPNGGMAIVAPSECQTIDGVERYLASLCKASNPIEEVIYLDLKQSMQNGGGPACLRLRVALSSEELNAVNSQCLLNESRYQTLAAWINKHYRDRLAESDLADPNLLLESQSALDELTGILGLGSVYPFQQV